Proteins from a single region of Caldanaerovirga acetigignens:
- a CDS encoding IclR family transcriptional regulator, with protein MENTVQSIERAIRIMEELATEKEGMGVTELSHRVQLHKSTVHRILNTLLQYGYVEQNPNTERYRLGMKLLYLGGAILDRMDIRREAHDALNALAEEVNETVHLVVPEGDRAIYVDKIDSKRTIRMYSQIGRRAPYHASAVGKAILAFLPQEEVERIISKGLEKYTKNTITDPEKLKKHLEMIRQKGYAVDDEENEVGIRCVGAPVFDHTGMVIAAISISGPIVTVTKEKIAELSEKVMESARRISEKMGWKAG; from the coding sequence GTGGAAAACACGGTCCAGTCTATAGAGAGAGCCATAAGAATAATGGAAGAGCTGGCAACAGAAAAAGAGGGCATGGGAGTTACGGAACTTTCGCACAGAGTTCAACTTCACAAGAGCACCGTGCACCGCATCCTCAATACTCTATTGCAGTACGGTTACGTCGAGCAAAATCCCAATACGGAAAGATATCGCCTCGGGATGAAGCTCCTTTACCTGGGCGGGGCGATCCTTGACAGGATGGACATAAGGCGCGAGGCCCACGACGCATTGAATGCCCTTGCTGAAGAGGTAAACGAAACGGTGCATCTTGTCGTGCCTGAAGGCGACAGGGCTATATATGTTGACAAAATAGACAGCAAGAGGACCATAAGGATGTATTCTCAGATAGGTAGAAGAGCGCCTTACCATGCATCGGCTGTGGGAAAGGCGATTTTGGCTTTTCTCCCGCAAGAAGAAGTAGAGAGGATAATCTCAAAAGGTCTTGAAAAATACACAAAAAATACAATAACCGACCCCGAAAAGCTAAAAAAGCACCTGGAGATGATAAGGCAGAAAGGATATGCGGTGGACGACGAAGAAAACGAGGTTGGAATCCGCTGTGTAGGGGCGCCCGTATTTGACCACACGGGAATGGTAATAGCAGCCATAAGCATCTCGGGACCCATCGTTACAGTAACGAAAGAGAAGATAGCCGAGCTTTCAGAAAAGGTCATGGAAAGTGCCCGTCGGATATCGGAAAAAATGGGATGGAAGGCAGGGTAA
- a CDS encoding UxaA family hydrolase, translating to MKALVINKSDSVAVALERINKEEALKIGASSVIALEDIKQGHKIAIKDIKKGENVIKYGFPIGHATKDIKAGEWIHTHNLETNLGEILEYEYRPNNIEIQYERCNRTFMGYRRKSGRVGVRNEIWIIPTVSCVNKNAELIAVKAKERYGNVYGIDGIFEFKHPYGCSQLGNDHKNTQRILADLVNHPNAGGVLVLGLGCENNNVEEFKKVLGEYDPERVKFLVAQEVEDEIEEGINLIGELIEYASCFKREECPVSELVVGLKCGGSDGFSGITANPLVGVFSDKLISSGGSTVLTEVPEMFGAETILMDRAKGREVFEKIVRLINDFKEYFMSYNQPVYENPSPGNKEGGITTLEEKSLGCVQKGGRSQVVDVLEYAGVVKEKGLNLLCSPGNDMVASTALAAAGCQIILFTTGRGTPLGTAVPTIKISTNSEIYKKKQHWMDFNAGKLLEGKAIEELADELMDYVIKVASGMPTKAETLGFREIAIFKNGVTL from the coding sequence ATGAAAGCCTTAGTTATAAATAAGTCTGATAGTGTGGCAGTAGCACTTGAACGAATAAACAAGGAGGAGGCCCTTAAAATAGGGGCTTCCTCTGTTATTGCATTGGAGGACATAAAGCAAGGCCACAAAATAGCGATAAAAGATATAAAGAAAGGGGAAAACGTGATAAAGTACGGGTTTCCCATAGGACATGCCACAAAGGACATAAAGGCGGGAGAATGGATCCATACCCACAACCTCGAGACCAACTTGGGGGAAATTCTAGAATACGAATACCGCCCAAATAATATAGAAATCCAGTACGAAAGGTGCAATAGGACTTTCATGGGCTATCGCAGGAAAAGTGGCAGAGTGGGAGTGAGAAACGAGATTTGGATAATACCGACGGTGAGCTGCGTAAACAAAAATGCGGAACTGATAGCAGTAAAGGCGAAGGAAAGGTACGGGAATGTCTACGGGATAGATGGGATTTTTGAATTTAAGCACCCCTACGGGTGTTCTCAGCTTGGGAACGACCACAAGAACACCCAAAGGATTCTTGCCGATTTAGTAAACCACCCGAATGCGGGAGGGGTGCTGGTACTTGGACTGGGATGCGAGAACAACAATGTGGAAGAATTTAAAAAGGTCCTAGGTGAATACGACCCTGAAAGAGTAAAATTTTTGGTAGCCCAGGAAGTGGAAGATGAAATAGAAGAAGGGATAAATCTAATCGGAGAACTTATAGAATATGCGTCTTGTTTCAAAAGGGAAGAATGTCCAGTTTCCGAGCTGGTAGTGGGTTTAAAATGCGGAGGGTCCGATGGGTTTTCTGGAATTACAGCAAATCCACTTGTGGGGGTATTTTCGGACAAATTAATCTCCAGCGGCGGGAGCACTGTGCTGACCGAAGTACCTGAGATGTTTGGGGCTGAGACCATACTGATGGACAGAGCTAAAGGCAGGGAAGTTTTTGAGAAAATAGTAAGGCTCATCAACGACTTTAAAGAATACTTTATGAGCTATAACCAGCCTGTGTACGAAAATCCTTCTCCTGGAAATAAAGAAGGTGGAATAACCACCCTTGAGGAAAAGTCCCTGGGCTGCGTTCAAAAGGGTGGGAGGAGTCAGGTAGTTGACGTGTTGGAATACGCAGGAGTGGTTAAGGAAAAAGGATTGAACCTGCTTTGCAGTCCTGGAAATGACATGGTTGCATCTACAGCACTTGCTGCTGCGGGATGTCAGATAATACTTTTCACCACAGGAAGGGGAACTCCTTTGGGGACGGCCGTTCCAACTATAAAGATTTCTACGAACAGCGAGATATACAAAAAGAAACAGCACTGGATGGACTTTAACGCGGGGAAGCTGCTGGAAGGGAAGGCAATTGAAGAATTGGCTGACGAGCTCATGGATTACGTAATAAAAGTGGCATCGGGGATGCCTACGAAAGCAGAAACCCTGGGTTTCAGGGAAATTGCCATATTTAAAAACGGCGTGACTTTGTGA
- a CDS encoding tagaturonate reductase, with amino-acid sequence MEKLDRKLFESGFNFPKDLEVPAPMWDLPEKVIQFGEGNFLRAFVDWMIHQMNKKGLFNGRVVVVQPIAEGLVDKINEQDGLYTLILRGLKDGKPTEIKEIISSISRGINPYRDWDEFLRCAENPQIEFVISNTTEAGISYDKEDRIEMKPPRSFPGKLTSYLYHRFKHFNGDPEKGMVVIPCELIDRNGDNLKKIVLQLAEDWGLPEGFKVWVKEHNIFLNTLVDRVVTGYPKDEIEQMREKLGYEDQLLDTGELFHLWVIEGPRELSEKLPFTEVGLNVIWTDDMTPYRTRKVRILNGAHTSSVPAAFLYGLDTVGEMMEHEVMGEYVRSIIFDEIIPSIDLDKDMLVGFADSVIERFKNPFIKHYLISILLNSASKYKARVLPSIIEYHRKYGKLPEKLTFSMAALITVYKDGKLEGSAMKARREKGEFIMKDDLPVLEFFEKTWKNFDGSRESAIEVAKAVLGNKMMWDEDLNEIPGFAEKVGEYLYDITVLGIKDTVDRLVKGGVSR; translated from the coding sequence ATGGAAAAGCTCGACAGAAAACTTTTCGAAAGCGGCTTTAATTTCCCCAAAGACCTCGAAGTGCCCGCGCCTATGTGGGACTTGCCAGAAAAGGTAATCCAGTTTGGAGAAGGGAATTTCCTACGGGCCTTTGTCGATTGGATGATTCACCAGATGAACAAAAAAGGCCTTTTTAACGGGCGAGTAGTGGTGGTGCAGCCAATTGCCGAAGGATTGGTGGACAAAATAAACGAGCAGGACGGGCTCTATACCCTCATATTGAGGGGGTTGAAAGATGGAAAGCCTACAGAGATAAAGGAAATAATAAGCTCCATAAGCCGCGGCATAAATCCATACCGGGATTGGGACGAATTCCTAAGATGTGCGGAAAACCCGCAAATAGAATTTGTAATATCCAACACCACGGAAGCGGGAATATCTTATGACAAAGAAGACAGAATCGAAATGAAGCCGCCCCGGTCATTCCCCGGCAAACTTACGTCATACCTTTACCACAGGTTTAAACACTTTAACGGCGATCCCGAAAAGGGCATGGTGGTAATTCCCTGCGAACTAATCGACAGGAACGGGGATAACCTGAAGAAGATAGTGTTGCAGCTTGCCGAGGATTGGGGATTGCCGGAAGGATTTAAAGTGTGGGTGAAAGAGCACAATATCTTTCTTAATACATTGGTGGACCGAGTAGTAACGGGATATCCAAAAGATGAAATAGAACAGATGAGGGAGAAATTGGGATACGAAGACCAGCTTTTAGACACAGGAGAGCTGTTCCACCTTTGGGTAATTGAAGGTCCCAGGGAGCTTTCTGAGAAACTTCCTTTTACTGAAGTGGGATTAAATGTAATATGGACTGATGACATGACTCCATACAGGACGAGGAAGGTTAGGATATTAAACGGGGCTCATACCTCATCGGTACCTGCAGCGTTTTTGTATGGCCTTGATACCGTAGGCGAGATGATGGAACACGAAGTAATGGGAGAATACGTGAGGAGCATCATATTTGACGAAATAATACCGTCGATAGACCTGGATAAGGATATGCTAGTAGGATTCGCCGATTCCGTCATAGAAAGGTTCAAAAATCCATTTATTAAACACTACCTGATAAGCATACTTTTGAACTCCGCCTCCAAGTATAAAGCGAGGGTACTTCCTTCGATTATAGAGTATCATAGAAAATACGGTAAACTTCCGGAAAAATTAACATTTTCCATGGCCGCGCTGATAACTGTATATAAAGATGGCAAACTAGAAGGAAGTGCAATGAAAGCGCGTAGAGAAAAAGGGGAATTCATAATGAAGGACGACCTCCCTGTGCTAGAATTTTTTGAAAAGACATGGAAAAATTTTGACGGCAGCCGGGAATCTGCAATCGAGGTGGCAAAAGCAGTTCTAGGAAATAAGATGATGTGGGACGAAGATTTAAATGAGATTCCTGGCTTCGCTGAAAAGGTAGGGGAATACCTCTACGATATAACTGTCCTAGGAATAAAAGATACTGTAGACCGGCTGGTAAAGGGAGGGGTCAGTAGATGA
- the iolB gene encoding 5-deoxy-glucuronate isomerase: MNNFIPYIEKNGYREIVKAGVDTRYTGLGLLTLESEGVFRGQTGNKEAVIVILTGKCRVKIGDLLYENLGNRESVFSGKATAVYLPVECEYEIQETAGGKLEIAIVYAMAENRYEPFVVMPDDVIVNRRGLPGYQREVHDIIVENTKGKVDRIVVGETYSFPGQWSSYPSHKHDKFEPPVETEMEEIYFFKVFPKEGFGVQVIYNDDLSVREAYMIKNGDTVIIKEGYHPVAAAPGFNVYYLWVMAGPYGRKLTPRDDEKLVSAMREAGKF, from the coding sequence TTGAATAATTTTATACCTTATATCGAAAAAAACGGCTACAGAGAAATAGTTAAGGCGGGAGTAGATACACGCTATACGGGCCTCGGACTTCTCACTTTAGAGAGTGAAGGAGTTTTTAGAGGGCAAACGGGGAATAAAGAGGCAGTAATTGTAATATTAACAGGAAAGTGCAGGGTAAAAATAGGAGACCTTCTTTATGAAAACTTAGGAAATAGGGAAAGTGTTTTTTCGGGCAAGGCGACGGCAGTGTACTTGCCGGTAGAGTGCGAATACGAAATCCAGGAAACCGCCGGTGGTAAGCTTGAAATAGCTATAGTTTATGCGATGGCGGAAAATAGGTATGAACCTTTTGTCGTCATGCCTGATGATGTAATTGTAAACCGGCGCGGGCTTCCCGGCTATCAGAGGGAAGTTCACGACATTATAGTTGAAAATACAAAAGGAAAAGTAGACCGCATAGTGGTTGGAGAGACCTATTCCTTTCCTGGACAGTGGTCCAGCTACCCTTCGCATAAGCACGACAAATTTGAACCGCCAGTAGAGACGGAAATGGAGGAAATATACTTTTTTAAAGTATTTCCAAAAGAAGGTTTCGGCGTGCAGGTAATATATAACGACGACCTTTCGGTGAGAGAGGCTTATATGATAAAAAATGGAGATACAGTGATAATAAAGGAAGGGTACCATCCGGTAGCTGCTGCACCAGGCTTTAATGTCTATTACCTGTGGGTCATGGCAGGACCTTACGGAAGAAAACTTACACCTAGAGATGACGAAAAATTAGTTAGTGCAATGAGAGAAGCTGGCAAATTTTAA
- a CDS encoding M24 family metallopeptidase translates to MAWSKQEFEIKVGRIKSLMAEECIGGVLITTKTNFRWLTGGRPYVNEGSERACADILITIEGIYLISNNIEAERLIREEFGALPVEKVEYPWWKPSEYGKLLLEIAKGKKIMTDVELGDKFSRLRWELLPEEIDRFREVSRCVANILEEAAYKIVPGETEEDLARMVKKIASDYEVNPWVNLVASDERAFMYRHPLPTKKKIEKYVLMAISGEKYGLFASATRLVHFGKVPDELKKRHEAVLRVDAAFIALTLPGVKVGDIFERGKKAYEDAGYKDEWENHHQGGLAGYNSREFKANSDCEEIVKKGQVYAWNPTIAGVKSEDTILVKDGLSEILTVSDNFPTKEVELDGISIKRPDILVR, encoded by the coding sequence TTGGCTTGGTCAAAGCAAGAATTCGAAATTAAGGTCGGAAGAATAAAAAGCCTTATGGCCGAGGAATGCATTGGAGGGGTTTTAATAACGACAAAAACAAATTTCCGGTGGCTTACAGGAGGACGGCCTTATGTAAATGAAGGTTCTGAGCGAGCTTGTGCCGACATTTTGATTACCATAGAAGGTATATATTTAATATCCAATAATATAGAAGCCGAAAGGTTGATAAGAGAGGAATTTGGAGCGCTTCCAGTAGAGAAAGTCGAATATCCTTGGTGGAAGCCTTCTGAATACGGCAAATTGTTGCTCGAAATTGCGAAAGGAAAGAAAATAATGACAGATGTAGAATTGGGCGATAAATTTTCAAGGCTCAGATGGGAACTGTTGCCCGAGGAGATAGATAGATTCCGCGAAGTATCAAGGTGCGTTGCTAATATTTTGGAAGAGGCGGCGTACAAAATTGTCCCAGGGGAAACCGAGGAAGATTTGGCAAGAATGGTAAAGAAAATAGCGTCGGATTATGAAGTAAATCCATGGGTAAATCTGGTAGCATCGGATGAAAGGGCTTTTATGTACCGCCACCCCCTTCCCACAAAAAAGAAGATAGAAAAATATGTTCTAATGGCAATATCCGGAGAAAAATACGGCCTTTTTGCCTCTGCCACAAGGTTGGTACATTTCGGCAAGGTGCCGGATGAGTTGAAAAAAAGACACGAAGCTGTTCTCAGGGTGGATGCCGCATTTATAGCGTTGACCCTGCCTGGAGTTAAAGTTGGGGATATTTTTGAAAGGGGCAAAAAGGCTTATGAGGATGCAGGGTATAAAGATGAATGGGAAAATCACCATCAGGGTGGTCTTGCAGGATATAACTCTAGAGAGTTTAAAGCGAACTCTGATTGTGAAGAAATTGTAAAAAAGGGTCAGGTTTATGCGTGGAACCCGACGATTGCAGGGGTAAAGTCGGAAGATACGATTCTGGTAAAAGATGGGTTGTCCGAAATATTGACTGTTTCCGATAATTTCCCAACGAAAGAAGTTGAACTAGATGGAATTAGCATAAAAAGACCGGACATATTGGTCAGGTGA
- a CDS encoding TRAP transporter large permease codes for MNAVAIALLLGGFILLILFRVPIAFSLGISAVITAAYLGIPLAMLAQAMVRGINSFSLLAIPFFILAGEIMGEGGISQRLINFSNVIVGRIKGGLALVNILASMFFGGISGSSVADTSSIGSILIPMMKKKGYDTDYSVAVTVTSSSQGILIPPSHNMIIYSLVAGGVSVGRLFLAGMIPGIVLGLALMILSYVIAVRRNYPAGDPVSLKEALVATKDAALGLLTALIVVGGVITGFYTATEAAAVAAFYAFLVTFFIYRDIPLSKFPHILLKSLKTLAIVMALIATSNAFGWMLAYLKVPALATKALLSISGNRYVVLFVINVLLLLLGCIMDMAPLILITTPILLPVAVQIGVDPVHFGIIMMLNLAIGLLTPPVGSTLFVGCAIGNISIEKLSRTMIPFYLTMIAVLLLITYVPGIVMFMPNLLMGK; via the coding sequence ATGAACGCGGTAGCAATTGCGCTGCTTCTTGGAGGGTTTATTCTTCTAATCCTGTTTAGAGTTCCCATTGCGTTTTCCCTTGGGATTTCCGCCGTAATTACCGCAGCTTACCTGGGTATTCCGCTTGCTATGTTGGCACAGGCGATGGTTCGCGGTATAAATTCTTTTTCCCTTCTTGCCATACCGTTTTTTATATTAGCCGGCGAAATAATGGGGGAAGGAGGCATTTCTCAAAGGCTTATAAACTTCTCGAACGTAATAGTAGGAAGAATAAAAGGTGGGCTTGCGCTCGTAAATATTCTTGCAAGTATGTTTTTCGGTGGGATATCGGGGTCATCGGTTGCAGACACTTCGTCCATAGGCTCAATATTGATACCGATGATGAAGAAAAAGGGCTATGATACTGACTATTCAGTAGCAGTAACTGTTACTAGTTCAAGCCAGGGTATACTTATACCACCTAGCCACAACATGATAATATACTCGCTGGTGGCAGGCGGTGTTTCGGTGGGAAGACTTTTTTTAGCGGGAATGATACCCGGCATCGTTTTGGGACTTGCCTTAATGATCCTTTCTTATGTGATAGCCGTCAGGAGAAATTATCCAGCGGGAGATCCTGTGTCGCTTAAAGAAGCACTTGTTGCCACAAAGGATGCTGCCCTTGGTCTTTTAACGGCTTTGATAGTAGTCGGCGGCGTTATTACGGGATTTTATACTGCGACTGAAGCTGCGGCGGTAGCGGCGTTTTATGCTTTTTTAGTAACATTCTTTATTTATAGGGATATTCCTCTATCTAAATTTCCCCATATCCTGCTGAAGAGCCTGAAGACTCTTGCTATAGTTATGGCTTTGATTGCTACATCCAATGCTTTCGGCTGGATGCTAGCGTATCTCAAAGTGCCTGCCCTTGCGACAAAAGCTCTGCTTTCAATTTCCGGCAACAGGTATGTCGTATTGTTCGTGATAAACGTATTGCTTTTGCTGCTAGGGTGTATCATGGATATGGCACCATTGATACTTATTACAACCCCAATCTTACTTCCGGTGGCGGTGCAGATTGGGGTTGACCCGGTGCACTTCGGCATAATTATGATGCTAAACCTTGCTATAGGTCTCCTTACACCTCCAGTAGGAAGTACTTTGTTTGTGGGTTGTGCCATCGGCAACATTAGCATAGAAAAATTGTCTAGGACGATGATTCCTTTTTATCTTACGATGATAGCTGTTTTATTGTTAATTACTTATGTTCCGGGAATTGTAATGTTCATGCCCAATCTCCTGATGGGAAAATAG
- a CDS encoding TRAP transporter small permease produces the protein MNNKFDRILNSIVETISMSLLVLMTLIVSWVVFSRYFLHKTPAWGEEASLLCMVWFGFLSMAIGVRDNLHLSITILDQFLSAGVLKILDWIKRVMIFGFSIFMIKEGIKMSQVATGNYMPGLKLNSAFLYAVIPISGIAMIYYVLTEAIAELKRKGVV, from the coding sequence GTGAACAACAAGTTCGACAGAATTTTAAATTCAATTGTAGAGACAATAAGCATGTCCTTATTGGTTCTGATGACATTGATAGTCTCTTGGGTTGTTTTCTCTAGATATTTCCTCCACAAGACTCCTGCCTGGGGAGAAGAGGCTTCGCTTCTTTGCATGGTATGGTTTGGCTTCCTCAGTATGGCAATTGGTGTAAGGGATAACCTGCACCTGAGCATAACCATACTGGATCAGTTTTTGTCCGCAGGAGTGTTGAAGATTTTAGACTGGATAAAGAGGGTAATGATTTTTGGCTTCTCTATATTCATGATAAAAGAAGGCATCAAAATGAGTCAAGTAGCTACCGGGAATTACATGCCGGGCCTAAAACTGAACTCGGCCTTCCTTTATGCGGTTATTCCTATCTCAGGCATCGCTATGATATATTACGTTCTAACTGAGGCAATTGCGGAACTAAAAAGAAAGGGGGTTGTTTGA
- a CDS encoding TRAP transporter substrate-binding protein yields the protein MPSYFVKKIAILLCLILLAFTFTGCGQKANNSGSQQGAGKSEPQLVLKLAENQPEDYPTTIGDKEFARLVEEKTNGRIKIEVYAGGQLGDEKSVIEAIQLGGIDFARVNAQPLSDFAKPLRVLSLPYLFDNEEHLWKVLDGPIGEELLDTLKESNMIGLAYYDSGARSFYNSKREVKTPADLKGLKIRVQQSELMVALVEALGASATPMPYGEVYSALQTGVIDGAENNWPSYYSTSHYEVAKYYTLDNHTRTPEVLIASKALWDKLSEEDKKIIKEAARASEAVQKRAWKEYEQKAIEAVKAKGNVITEITDLKPWQDAVQPLYERFGAEYKDLIERIKAVK from the coding sequence GTGCCGAGTTATTTTGTGAAAAAAATAGCGATTTTATTGTGCCTTATTTTGCTAGCCTTTACTTTTACGGGGTGCGGGCAAAAAGCGAATAACTCCGGAAGCCAGCAAGGTGCAGGGAAAAGCGAACCTCAACTGGTATTGAAACTGGCAGAAAATCAGCCCGAAGATTATCCTACTACAATCGGGGACAAAGAATTTGCGAGGTTGGTTGAAGAAAAGACAAACGGAAGGATAAAAATCGAAGTTTATGCCGGTGGACAGCTTGGTGACGAGAAAAGCGTTATTGAAGCCATCCAACTGGGCGGGATAGATTTTGCAAGAGTAAACGCCCAGCCCCTTTCGGACTTTGCAAAGCCCCTTCGGGTGCTTTCCCTACCTTACCTTTTTGACAATGAAGAACATCTCTGGAAAGTCTTGGATGGTCCTATAGGTGAGGAGCTCCTCGATACGCTGAAGGAATCGAATATGATAGGACTTGCTTATTATGATTCCGGTGCGAGGTCGTTTTATAACAGCAAGCGCGAAGTAAAGACTCCTGCAGACCTAAAGGGATTGAAGATAAGAGTTCAGCAATCAGAACTAATGGTCGCACTGGTGGAGGCTCTAGGAGCTTCGGCGACGCCTATGCCGTACGGCGAAGTTTATAGCGCCCTTCAGACTGGTGTAATCGATGGGGCAGAAAACAACTGGCCGAGCTACTATTCTACATCGCACTACGAAGTGGCAAAGTACTACACTCTAGATAACCATACGAGGACACCGGAGGTACTTATAGCATCTAAAGCGCTATGGGACAAATTGAGTGAAGAAGATAAAAAAATAATAAAAGAGGCAGCGAGAGCTTCTGAAGCAGTACAGAAAAGGGCTTGGAAGGAATATGAACAAAAGGCAATCGAAGCCGTAAAAGCAAAAGGAAATGTCATTACCGAAATAACGGATTTAAAGCCGTGGCAGGATGCGGTACAGCCTTTGTACGAAAGGTTTGGAGCAGAATACAAAGACCTGATTGAAAGGATAAAAGCTGTAAAATAG
- a CDS encoding ROK family transcriptional regulator, with protein MTVLNLIRKKEVISRQELAEITGLTPPAITGIIRELLDMNLVKEVGLASSRGGRRAVKLKFNSGAGHVLGIEVTRFETTIGVSDLKNLPEDIESVEMDLQSPEEGVPLLIEHIKNILTKGRQQKKNFIGVGVAFPGLLNVKKGIVERSVNLGPNWNGYPIKDVLEKELQLPVFVENNSNASALAERCFGGGTNCKDLVYINLGEGISAGVILNDEILQGFQGHAGEIGHIVMVEGGPLCNCGNRGCLESLYGIPALLRRVNQEIALIGDDDPIKKIWKEKGKVSYKDLLNCGCNEGSYAFEILKQMAKSIGHAVAIIVNLLNPQMVFIGGKMSKGMELFLSEIRETVHSHSFPEIARTTTINISSFGKNSAVIGACALALRELFGSSDLLDQISLSQNLLV; from the coding sequence ATGACAGTTTTGAATTTAATTAGAAAAAAGGAAGTCATATCCCGGCAGGAGCTTGCTGAGATTACAGGTCTCACACCTCCTGCAATAACGGGAATTATAAGGGAACTCCTGGACATGAATCTGGTAAAAGAAGTTGGCCTCGCAAGTTCGAGAGGAGGAAGGCGTGCTGTTAAGTTAAAGTTTAATTCCGGTGCGGGTCATGTATTGGGAATAGAAGTGACCAGGTTTGAGACAACCATAGGGGTTTCCGATTTAAAAAATTTGCCTGAAGATATTGAGTCGGTCGAAATGGATTTGCAAAGTCCAGAAGAAGGGGTTCCTTTATTGATAGAGCATATAAAAAATATTTTAACAAAGGGACGCCAACAAAAGAAGAATTTTATAGGAGTAGGGGTGGCTTTTCCGGGCCTGCTGAATGTGAAAAAGGGGATAGTCGAGCGTTCTGTGAATTTGGGTCCCAACTGGAACGGTTATCCTATAAAGGATGTCCTAGAAAAAGAGCTGCAACTCCCGGTTTTCGTAGAAAATAACTCCAATGCCTCAGCGCTCGCCGAAAGGTGCTTTGGAGGGGGTACCAACTGCAAGGACCTCGTATATATAAACTTGGGAGAAGGAATCAGCGCTGGTGTAATTTTAAATGACGAAATCCTGCAGGGATTTCAGGGACATGCGGGAGAGATAGGACATATCGTAATGGTAGAGGGAGGCCCGCTCTGCAATTGCGGAAACAGAGGGTGTCTTGAAAGTTTATATGGGATACCGGCCCTCTTGAGAAGGGTGAATCAGGAGATAGCTCTTATAGGGGACGATGACCCCATAAAAAAGATATGGAAGGAAAAAGGAAAAGTGAGTTATAAAGACCTGTTGAATTGTGGTTGCAATGAGGGCTCTTATGCTTTTGAGATTTTAAAGCAGATGGCTAAAAGCATAGGTCACGCAGTTGCCATAATAGTTAATTTACTCAATCCGCAAATGGTTTTTATAGGTGGCAAGATGTCAAAGGGGATGGAATTATTCCTTAGTGAGATAAGAGAAACGGTACATTCCCATTCATTCCCTGAAATTGCGAGGACCACGACCATAAATATTTCCTCATTTGGGAAAAATTCTGCGGTAATCGGGGCATGTGCTCTGGCGTTAAGGGAGCTTTTCGGGTCTTCCGATTTGCTTGATCAGATTAGTTTAAGCCAAAATCTTTTAGTTTAG
- the pdxT gene encoding pyridoxal 5'-phosphate synthase glutaminase subunit PdxT → MKVGVLAFQGAVREHINMLKMAGAYPIPVKKEEELNDVDALILPGGESTVIGKFLRETGLGKIIVEKAKNGMPIWGTCAGMILLAKKIVNEDYVHLGLMDIWVRRNAYGSQLDSFIVRKVVPAVSEKPLELIFIRAPYAEKAGPNVEVLLELDGKIVAARQGNLLATAFHPEVTGDPSFHKYFLDIVCLN, encoded by the coding sequence ATGAAAGTCGGAGTGTTGGCCTTCCAGGGCGCGGTGCGGGAACACATTAACATGCTTAAAATGGCAGGCGCATATCCGATTCCTGTAAAAAAAGAAGAAGAGCTCAATGATGTGGATGCTTTAATCTTGCCTGGCGGAGAAAGTACCGTAATAGGTAAATTCTTGAGGGAGACAGGTCTCGGGAAAATCATTGTAGAGAAAGCCAAAAACGGCATGCCGATTTGGGGAACTTGTGCAGGTATGATCCTCTTAGCAAAAAAGATAGTAAACGAGGACTACGTTCATCTCGGTTTGATGGATATATGGGTAAGGCGCAATGCCTATGGGAGCCAGCTTGACAGCTTCATTGTGAGAAAAGTAGTTCCGGCTGTCTCAGAAAAACCGCTGGAATTGATATTTATAAGGGCGCCTTATGCCGAAAAAGCGGGTCCTAATGTGGAAGTATTACTTGAACTTGACGGGAAGATAGTCGCAGCAAGGCAGGGAAACCTTTTGGCTACTGCATTTCATCCTGAGGTGACGGGCGACCCTAGTTTTCATAAGTATTTTTTGGATATTGTTTGCTTGAATTAA